The Spirosoma foliorum genome has a window encoding:
- a CDS encoding DUF6252 family protein encodes MKISYVVTLVTILFTLSVSSCSKKSDDIAPAPTQDTVDFKVNVDGQAYTPDYAYALATFPGANGYFAIYGLDSKTSDVVALALPSTATEGTYLLSNVNIGILTINKEDFATVNGGTGSITITKKTDKYMTGTFSFTAYDASGTKKRALTEGSFNVNIR; translated from the coding sequence ATGAAAATCTCTTACGTAGTAACGCTTGTAACGATCCTGTTTACCCTTAGTGTTAGCTCTTGTAGCAAGAAGTCCGACGACATTGCCCCTGCTCCGACCCAAGACACTGTGGATTTTAAAGTAAACGTTGATGGACAAGCCTATACGCCTGATTATGCCTATGCACTCGCCACATTTCCGGGGGCCAACGGTTACTTCGCTATTTACGGCCTCGATAGTAAGACCAGCGATGTGGTAGCCCTCGCTCTACCCTCCACCGCTACCGAAGGAACCTATCTATTGAGCAACGTCAACATTGGCATTCTGACCATCAACAAGGAAGACTTTGCAACTGTAAATGGGGGAACCGGCAGTATCACGATCACCAAGAAAACAGATAAGTACATGACTGGTACGTTTAGCTTCACGGCCTACGATGCATCGGGAACAAAAAAACGAGCCCTGACAGAAGGCTCGTTCAATGTGAATATTCGCTAG
- a CDS encoding DUF6169 family protein, with the protein MIYSPIGKVSPDAFIPATIAAICEDFVSSKERILLYICETADARHLARVRKFDAWFREFNNSSFIKIDANFPDVNHITYYVSLIFRLSHPQRHTIMDEFDLLAQQYHTTK; encoded by the coding sequence GTGATTTATTCGCCTATCGGGAAAGTATCGCCAGATGCATTTATTCCGGCGACCATTGCCGCCATTTGCGAAGATTTCGTCAGCAGCAAAGAACGCATCTTACTTTATATCTGTGAAACAGCTGACGCTCGCCATCTAGCTCGGGTTCGAAAGTTTGATGCCTGGTTTCGCGAATTCAACAATTCTAGCTTCATAAAAATTGATGCCAATTTCCCTGACGTCAACCACATAACTTATTATGTATCGCTCATTTTCCGACTGAGTCATCCACAACGGCATACGATTATGGATGAGTTCGACTTATTGGCGCAGCAATACCACACTACCAAATAG
- a CDS encoding LytR/AlgR family response regulator transcription factor has translation MNQLRAVLIDDETNAREALTNLLRLLCPEVAIVGEAKNADQGIELIQNVKPNLVFLDIQMPGKTGFDLLASFEKVDFGVIFTTAYQEFAIRAFRFSAIDYLLKPIDPDELQAAVEKSKSQVAGVSPQQLQILQEHLDATQSLRLSERKKNDNQRIALPTAEGIHFVQMTDIIQCESLGSYTKFHLVKGPAIVVSRLLKEYEEILDNYYFFRVHQSNIVNLEHIKRYVKGDGGQVWMSDNTEIEVSRRRKEEFLSLLSDFYVNSGKLK, from the coding sequence ATGAACCAACTTCGTGCTGTATTAATCGACGACGAAACCAATGCCCGCGAGGCATTGACCAATCTATTGCGCCTTCTTTGCCCCGAAGTGGCCATTGTTGGCGAAGCTAAAAATGCCGATCAGGGGATTGAGTTAATCCAGAACGTAAAGCCCAATCTGGTTTTTCTGGATATTCAGATGCCCGGCAAAACGGGTTTCGATTTGCTGGCCAGCTTCGAGAAGGTCGATTTCGGGGTAATTTTCACAACGGCTTATCAGGAGTTTGCCATTCGGGCATTCCGGTTCAGCGCCATCGACTACCTCCTCAAACCCATTGACCCCGACGAACTACAGGCAGCCGTCGAAAAATCGAAATCACAGGTAGCGGGGGTGAGTCCGCAACAACTTCAGATTTTGCAGGAGCATCTCGACGCGACGCAAAGCCTCCGTCTCTCCGAACGCAAAAAGAATGACAACCAGCGCATTGCGTTGCCCACCGCCGAGGGCATCCACTTTGTCCAGATGACCGATATCATCCAATGCGAATCGTTGGGATCGTACACCAAATTTCACCTGGTGAAAGGTCCGGCCATTGTGGTATCGAGACTGCTGAAAGAGTATGAAGAAATTCTGGACAACTACTACTTTTTCCGCGTTCACCAATCAAATATCGTCAACCTCGAACACATCAAACGCTACGTAAAAGGCGACGGCGGCCAGGTCTGGATGAGCGACAACACCGAGATTGAAGTATCCCGCCGTCGCAAAGAGGAATTCCTATCGCTACTGTCTGACTTCTACGTTAATTCGGGAAAGTTGAAGTAG
- the panC gene encoding pantoate--beta-alanine ligase: protein MTRFETISGLRQYIANIKPEQSIGFVPTMGALHEGHIKLIEAARKENDIVISSIFVNPVQFNNPDDLARYPRTLEEDSLQLQAAGCDVVFAPSVAEMYPESPGIRLNFGELETMLEGAFRPGHFNGVGIVVSKLFNIVQPKRAYFGQKDLQQVAVIRRLIRDLSFPIELIRCPTVREADGLAMSSRNRNLTPFEREQAPTLFQSLTLAHELLTEGHSPAQAKAAVTGIFSSNPNFRLEYVEIVNADTLQIANEVLAPGQTAICLAAHLGKVRLIDNLVF, encoded by the coding sequence ATGACCCGTTTCGAGACAATTTCCGGTCTTCGTCAGTATATAGCCAACATCAAACCCGAACAAAGCATTGGTTTCGTCCCAACAATGGGTGCCCTGCATGAAGGTCATATAAAACTCATTGAGGCCGCCCGTAAGGAAAATGATATTGTCATCAGCAGCATCTTCGTCAACCCCGTTCAATTTAATAATCCCGACGATCTGGCCCGCTACCCACGTACACTCGAAGAAGATAGTCTGCAACTCCAGGCCGCTGGCTGCGATGTTGTGTTTGCCCCGTCGGTTGCCGAAATGTACCCTGAGTCACCCGGTATTCGACTCAATTTTGGGGAGTTGGAAACCATGTTGGAAGGTGCTTTTCGACCGGGTCATTTCAACGGTGTAGGCATTGTGGTTTCCAAGTTATTCAACATTGTACAGCCCAAGCGAGCTTATTTTGGTCAGAAAGACTTACAGCAGGTGGCCGTCATCCGCCGACTCATCCGTGACCTGAGCTTCCCCATCGAACTAATCCGTTGCCCCACCGTACGGGAAGCCGATGGTCTGGCCATGTCGTCGCGTAATCGCAACCTCACCCCTTTCGAACGTGAACAAGCGCCCACCTTGTTTCAATCGTTGACCCTTGCTCATGAATTATTGACAGAAGGCCACAGCCCAGCTCAGGCCAAGGCAGCTGTAACCGGTATTTTCAGTAGTAATCCTAATTTTCGATTGGAGTATGTCGAAATCGTCAACGCCGATACGCTCCAGATAGCCAATGAAGTCCTGGCTCCTGGTCAAACGGCCATTTGCCTGGCGGCTCATTTAGGCAAGGTCCGACTTATTGATAATCTGGTGTTTTAG
- the glmS gene encoding glutamine--fructose-6-phosphate transaminase (isomerizing): MCGIVAYVGHREACPLVIKGLKRLEYRGYDSAGVALMNGHGLKVYKKKGKVVALEHELEGKETHATIGMGHTRWATHGEPNDVNAHPHYSFHRKLAIIHNGIIENYAAIKQALLKKGHTFSSETDTEVLGQFIEDIWENNGGTLEEAVRLALQEVVGAYAIVIMSEADPTQLIAARKGSPLVIGVGENEFFLASDATPIVEYTKDVIYLNDYEIAVIKDGALKVVTLDNTTTTPYVHKVELELEAIEKGGFDHFMLKEIFEQPRSIADSMRGRVKADEGTLLLGGLRDYMDKLAKSKRIVIIGCGTSWHAGLVAEYIFEELARIPVEVEYASEFRYRNPIIKEGDIVIAISQSGETADTLAAIELAKSKGATIFGVCNVVGSSIARATHAGAFTHAGPEIGVASTKAFTAQVTVLTLIALAAAKRKGTISDSLFRQLLAELDSIPAKVEKVLQAADKIKEIAYIFTYARNFIYLGRGLNFPVALEGALKLKEISYIHAEGYPAAEMKHGPIALIDEDMPVVVIATKDSSYEKVVSNIQEVKARKGRVIAITTEGDTNLPGMVDFTIEIPKVHEVLMPLVSVVPLQLLAYDIAVMRGRNVDQPRNLAKSVTVE, translated from the coding sequence ATGTGTGGCATTGTAGCGTATGTGGGGCACCGAGAAGCGTGCCCGTTAGTAATAAAAGGCTTAAAACGGCTCGAATACCGGGGGTACGATAGCGCTGGGGTAGCGTTGATGAACGGGCACGGTCTGAAGGTTTATAAGAAAAAAGGGAAGGTTGTTGCGCTGGAGCATGAACTCGAAGGAAAAGAAACCCACGCGACGATTGGTATGGGGCATACGCGCTGGGCTACTCACGGCGAGCCTAACGACGTAAATGCGCACCCGCATTACTCATTCCATCGGAAACTTGCCATCATCCACAACGGTATCATTGAGAACTATGCGGCCATTAAGCAGGCATTGCTAAAAAAAGGGCATACGTTTTCGAGTGAAACCGATACCGAAGTACTAGGCCAATTTATTGAAGACATCTGGGAAAATAACGGCGGAACGCTTGAAGAAGCTGTGCGACTGGCTTTACAGGAAGTGGTGGGGGCTTATGCCATCGTGATCATGAGCGAAGCAGACCCTACCCAGTTAATTGCGGCTCGGAAAGGTTCTCCACTAGTGATTGGCGTTGGCGAAAATGAGTTCTTTCTGGCATCGGACGCCACTCCGATTGTTGAATACACAAAAGACGTAATCTACCTCAATGATTACGAGATTGCCGTTATCAAAGATGGCGCGCTGAAAGTCGTTACGCTCGATAACACAACCACAACCCCCTACGTCCACAAGGTTGAGCTGGAGTTAGAAGCCATCGAAAAAGGCGGTTTCGATCATTTTATGCTCAAGGAGATTTTTGAGCAGCCACGCTCCATTGCCGACTCCATGCGGGGCCGCGTGAAGGCCGACGAAGGAACGCTTCTGCTGGGTGGCCTGCGCGATTATATGGACAAGCTGGCCAAGTCAAAACGGATCGTGATCATTGGTTGCGGTACATCCTGGCACGCGGGTTTGGTTGCTGAGTACATTTTTGAAGAACTGGCCCGGATTCCGGTTGAAGTGGAATACGCATCGGAATTCCGTTACCGCAACCCAATTATTAAAGAAGGCGATATCGTCATCGCCATTTCGCAATCGGGCGAAACTGCCGATACGCTGGCAGCTATTGAACTGGCGAAATCCAAAGGAGCAACCATATTTGGGGTTTGTAATGTCGTTGGTTCGTCCATTGCGCGGGCAACTCACGCGGGCGCATTCACCCACGCAGGACCTGAAATTGGGGTGGCCAGCACAAAAGCATTCACGGCGCAGGTGACTGTTCTAACCTTGATCGCCTTAGCGGCAGCCAAGCGGAAAGGAACCATTTCGGACTCACTATTCCGGCAATTGCTGGCCGAATTGGATAGTATTCCGGCGAAGGTGGAAAAGGTGTTACAGGCGGCCGATAAGATTAAAGAGATTGCCTACATTTTCACCTATGCTCGAAATTTCATCTATCTGGGGCGGGGGCTTAACTTCCCGGTTGCTTTAGAAGGCGCCCTGAAGTTGAAAGAAATCAGCTACATACACGCGGAAGGTTATCCGGCTGCCGAAATGAAACACGGCCCTATTGCGCTCATTGATGAAGATATGCCGGTCGTTGTCATTGCGACGAAAGATAGCTCCTACGAAAAAGTTGTCTCGAATATCCAGGAGGTAAAAGCCCGAAAAGGCCGCGTTATTGCCATCACCACTGAAGGTGACACGAACCTGCCCGGTATGGTCGATTTTACGATCGAAATCCCGAAAGTGCACGAGGTGTTAATGCCATTAGTATCCGTCGTTCCCCTGCAACTATTGGCCTACGATATCGCCGTAATGCGTGGTCGAAATGTTGACCAGCCGAGGAATTTGGCGAAGTCGGTAACGGTGGAGTAG
- a CDS encoding serine hydrolase encodes MNSFRFLTILLVFAVQCGIVFGQTAQISNVETLIRREMQERRIPGLQLAVVQHGKVVLLKSYGMANIQNAVPVTDRSVFMINSCTKAFTGVAMMQLVEEGIVDLGAPVSQYLDGLPANWQPVTIRQLLTHVSGLPDINRIANPNTGGLVGSETEDAAWAKIQTFPMDFPTGEQFSYNQTNYVLLAKIIDKFRGKPFAQVFSERQFQVVGMPGTQFGDSRDVIPNMVQQYRFVTKLDGQALPEKRLVNNYGEMSPFHRTASGLNSTAEDIAHWIIALQQGKLLKTKDALKTLWTAGTYNNGSPTQWALGWVTKPRPKHSPIVITGGGRSAFFVYPEDDLAIVVLTNLAGGYPEEFVDELAGFYNPDIAASDPVTALHMQLRKRGFGQAIEVANELKKKDANFQPSENDLNDWGYQMLNGGGNAQNALEIFKLNVSLFPQSWNVYDSYGEALLKNGQKEEAIAMYKKSVELNPDNQNGKSMLARIAGN; translated from the coding sequence ATGAACTCCTTTCGCTTTCTAACCATACTTTTAGTTTTTGCCGTTCAGTGCGGCATTGTGTTTGGGCAAACGGCCCAGATCAGTAATGTAGAAACACTGATACGCCGTGAAATGCAGGAGCGCCGTATTCCGGGCCTTCAGTTGGCCGTTGTTCAGCACGGTAAAGTTGTTCTGCTGAAGTCGTACGGAATGGCGAATATCCAGAATGCGGTTCCGGTTACAGACCGAAGCGTTTTCATGATTAACTCCTGCACCAAAGCGTTCACGGGCGTTGCCATGATGCAGTTAGTTGAAGAAGGGATCGTGGACCTTGGGGCGCCCGTTTCCCAGTATCTTGATGGCCTTCCGGCAAACTGGCAACCCGTTACAATACGCCAATTGTTAACACACGTCTCAGGTCTTCCTGATATTAACCGAATTGCGAATCCAAATACCGGAGGACTGGTAGGGTCAGAAACGGAGGATGCTGCCTGGGCGAAAATCCAGACGTTTCCAATGGATTTCCCAACGGGCGAGCAGTTCAGCTATAACCAGACGAACTATGTGCTACTGGCGAAAATCATTGATAAATTTCGTGGGAAACCTTTTGCTCAGGTGTTCAGTGAGCGACAATTTCAGGTGGTGGGTATGCCAGGTACCCAGTTTGGTGATTCGCGCGATGTGATTCCCAATATGGTACAACAGTATAGATTTGTCACGAAACTGGATGGACAAGCGCTTCCTGAAAAACGACTTGTCAATAATTATGGGGAAATGTCGCCGTTTCACCGCACGGCCTCGGGTTTGAACAGCACCGCCGAAGACATTGCGCACTGGATTATCGCGTTGCAGCAAGGCAAACTTCTCAAGACAAAAGACGCACTCAAAACGCTCTGGACTGCCGGGACGTATAACAACGGTTCACCAACGCAATGGGCGCTGGGTTGGGTAACCAAACCTCGCCCCAAACACAGTCCGATTGTAATAACAGGTGGTGGTCGCTCGGCCTTTTTTGTGTATCCCGAAGATGATCTGGCGATTGTGGTGCTCACGAATTTGGCCGGAGGGTATCCAGAAGAATTTGTGGACGAACTGGCTGGTTTCTATAACCCCGATATTGCCGCATCCGATCCCGTTACCGCTCTCCATATGCAGTTGCGAAAACGGGGTTTCGGACAGGCCATCGAGGTGGCCAATGAACTGAAAAAGAAAGATGCCAACTTCCAGCCGTCCGAAAATGACCTGAACGATTGGGGCTACCAAATGCTAAACGGTGGCGGAAATGCACAAAACGCGCTCGAAATTTTTAAGCTCAATGTGAGTTTATTTCCTCAAAGCTGGAATGTGTATGATAGCTACGGAGAAGCCCTGCTCAAGAACGGCCAGAAAGAAGAAGCCATTGCCATGTACAAAAAGTCGGTTGAGCTAAACCCGGATAATCAGAACGGGAAATCTATGCTGGCGAGAATTGCGGGGAATTGA
- a CDS encoding glycogen/starch synthase: protein MSKLRILYVASEINPFLKTSDVADFVRKLPQAMQERGMEIRILVPRFGLINERKNRLHEVVRLSGINIAVGDDEKPLIIKVASIPTAKLQVYFIDNEDYFQRKYVFHDKENRFYDDNDERAIFFCKGVLETVKKLGWAPDIVHCNDWMTSLIPLYLKTTYKNDPMFKDTKSVFTVYNNSFEHRFAGDIIEKARMMDINDEMLSELKTADFQGFIRIGCAYADAVVRAEEESSDSLNAILNDLPEHKFDSVEDEDVTDRYYNLYTQLAG, encoded by the coding sequence ATGAGCAAATTACGCATCCTTTACGTCGCCAGCGAAATCAATCCTTTCTTGAAAACGTCTGATGTCGCTGACTTCGTCCGCAAACTGCCGCAGGCCATGCAGGAGCGTGGGATGGAAATCAGAATTTTGGTGCCTCGCTTTGGGCTGATTAATGAGCGAAAAAATCGCTTACACGAAGTAGTACGGTTGTCGGGTATTAATATTGCCGTAGGTGACGATGAAAAACCACTAATTATCAAGGTGGCGTCGATTCCAACCGCGAAATTGCAAGTGTATTTCATTGATAATGAGGACTATTTTCAGCGAAAGTACGTCTTCCACGATAAAGAAAATCGTTTCTACGACGACAACGACGAACGGGCAATTTTCTTCTGCAAAGGTGTTCTGGAAACAGTGAAGAAACTTGGATGGGCTCCTGATATCGTTCACTGTAACGATTGGATGACATCCCTGATTCCGCTGTACCTGAAAACGACCTACAAAAACGACCCGATGTTCAAAGACACCAAGTCGGTCTTTACGGTCTATAACAACTCATTTGAACATCGTTTCGCAGGAGACATCATCGAGAAAGCTCGGATGATGGACATTAATGACGAAATGCTGTCGGAATTAAAGACGGCTGATTTTCAGGGCTTTATTCGGATAGGTTGTGCCTATGCCGATGCCGTAGTACGGGCCGAAGAGGAGTCGAGCGATAGCTTGAACGCTATCCTGAACGATTTGCCAGAACATAAATTCGATAGCGTCGAAGATGAAGATGTAACCGATCGGTATTACAACCTGTATACACAACTGGCTGGGTAA